A genomic stretch from Glaciecola nitratireducens FR1064 includes:
- a CDS encoding diguanylate cyclase — MIEKRATILVVDDERINIQILNNALGDQYNILAAMTGERAIKVASESLPCLILLDIVLPDISGHDVCRALKSNELTQHIPIIFITAQSGADDELIGLELGASDYFRKPFVLPLVKARIRNQIELVQKTAELERLAWIDGLTGVSNRRRFDQLYFDACKYAKRNKRRISILLLDIDFFKQYNDHYGHVKGDEVLKKVARTIEQCASRPLDLVARYGGEEFVILLTDSSESEGAMLAEKVREKIEELAIPHIKSTIHKAVTISIGVTTSSDKGSAFDCRKLLEVADRCLYEAKSMGRNTVVSTDFRPEMTE; from the coding sequence ATGATAGAAAAGCGCGCCACCATTCTGGTTGTTGATGATGAGCGGATCAATATTCAGATTTTAAATAACGCCCTAGGTGACCAATACAATATCCTTGCTGCGATGACTGGTGAGCGAGCGATTAAAGTGGCTTCTGAATCACTTCCCTGTCTTATTTTGCTCGATATTGTTTTGCCAGACATAAGCGGCCACGATGTCTGCCGAGCTTTGAAAAGCAATGAGTTAACACAGCATATTCCCATTATTTTTATTACGGCACAAAGCGGAGCTGACGATGAACTCATAGGCTTAGAGTTAGGTGCCAGTGATTATTTTCGAAAGCCTTTCGTTTTACCGCTGGTTAAAGCGCGTATCCGTAATCAAATCGAATTAGTCCAAAAGACCGCTGAGCTTGAGAGGTTGGCATGGATTGATGGTTTAACCGGAGTCTCGAACAGGCGCCGATTTGACCAACTGTATTTCGATGCCTGCAAATATGCAAAACGAAACAAGCGCCGTATTTCTATCCTTCTTTTAGATATTGATTTTTTTAAACAATATAACGACCATTACGGCCATGTGAAAGGTGATGAAGTCCTTAAAAAGGTAGCACGAACAATTGAACAATGCGCATCTCGCCCTCTCGATCTAGTTGCTCGCTATGGCGGGGAAGAGTTTGTGATACTGCTGACGGATTCAAGCGAATCCGAAGGTGCTATGCTCGCCGAGAAAGTCCGTGAAAAAATAGAAGAGTTGGCAATTCCTCATATTAAATCGACTATTCACAAAGCGGTAACTATTAGCATTGGCGTAACTACAAGCTCTGATAAAGGCTCTGCATTTGATTGTAGAAAGTTGCTAGAAGTAGCCGACCGATGCTTATAT
- a CDS encoding PhoH family protein gives MPEQTQITPAKPNDQQTEASTEAKIVSLSNTKLYVLDTNILLHEPLAFTSFKENDVTVPMTVLEELDYIKDSKKDVARDARVSIRAMEDLLHNASPEQMLSGVSMASLGSGESAPTGTFSIFSDLSMPDKQQVFTSNENDNRIINVALHLQAKLAPRQVILVTKDINMRLKAKGAGMSLVEDYRTDQLISDIKYLSKGYHIFEGDFWQNVQRVESHTEGRDTIHNIPRSVLPEAYVNEFLLDESRQFAGVVESITADSLEVLDLGYERIMSRRAWGVSPKNIGQAMAMHALLDPHIDLCILTGPAGSGKTLLALAAALEMIVEKSMYDKIIVTRSTPEIAESIGFLPGTEEEKMAPWLSAITDSLEVLHKNDESTKGSMSYIMEKANIQFKSVNFMRGRSIQNAIVILDESQNLTASQLKTIITRCGEGTKLICCGNLAQIDSNYLSAVTSGLTYIVEKFKNFSGSATFNLDGVVRSRLAEFAEKEL, from the coding sequence ATGCCAGAACAAACGCAAATCACACCTGCTAAGCCGAACGATCAACAAACTGAAGCGAGCACTGAAGCGAAAATAGTGTCGCTCTCCAACACTAAACTCTATGTGCTTGACACGAATATCCTACTGCATGAACCGCTCGCGTTTACGTCTTTCAAAGAGAATGACGTCACGGTGCCTATGACCGTGTTAGAAGAGCTGGATTACATCAAAGACAGCAAAAAAGATGTGGCCCGTGACGCAAGAGTTTCAATTAGGGCAATGGAGGATTTGCTGCACAATGCGAGCCCTGAACAAATGCTATCAGGTGTTAGTATGGCCAGTTTAGGTTCAGGAGAAAGTGCACCTACAGGCACATTTTCGATATTTTCAGACTTGTCGATGCCAGATAAACAGCAGGTATTTACCAGCAATGAGAACGACAATAGAATCATTAATGTTGCTTTGCATTTACAGGCAAAACTAGCCCCCAGACAGGTTATCTTGGTAACGAAAGATATCAACATGCGCCTAAAAGCCAAAGGTGCAGGAATGAGTCTGGTAGAAGACTATCGAACTGATCAGCTCATCAGTGATATTAAATATCTATCCAAGGGCTATCATATATTCGAAGGTGACTTCTGGCAAAATGTCCAGCGTGTTGAAAGTCACACAGAAGGGCGTGACACTATTCACAATATTCCAAGAAGTGTTCTGCCTGAAGCATATGTTAACGAATTTCTGCTAGATGAGTCTCGACAGTTTGCAGGCGTAGTTGAATCAATAACAGCCGATAGCTTGGAAGTGCTCGATTTGGGTTATGAGCGCATAATGTCTCGTCGGGCTTGGGGCGTATCGCCTAAAAATATTGGTCAGGCAATGGCGATGCATGCGCTACTCGACCCACATATCGACCTGTGTATTCTGACGGGCCCTGCAGGGAGTGGTAAAACTCTACTTGCTTTGGCTGCGGCGCTCGAGATGATCGTTGAGAAAAGCATGTATGACAAAATCATTGTCACTCGTTCAACGCCTGAAATTGCTGAATCCATTGGCTTTTTGCCTGGCACCGAGGAAGAAAAAATGGCTCCTTGGTTGTCGGCAATAACCGATTCTTTGGAAGTGTTGCATAAAAACGATGAGAGCACTAAAGGCTCGATGAGTTACATTATGGAAAAGGCGAATATTCAGTTTAAATCGGTTAACTTTATGCGTGGTCGCAGTATTCAAAATGCGATTGTTATATTAGATGAATCACAGAACTTAACGGCATCACAGCTGAAAACCATAATCACACGCTGCGGAGAAGGCACTAAACTCATTTGCTGCGGTAATTTGGCGCAAATTGACAGTAACTATCTGAGTGCAGTTACATCAGGTTTAACTTATATTGTGGAAAAGTTTAAAAACTTTTCAGGAAGCGCTACTTTCAACTTAGACGGGGTTGTTAGAAGCCGCTTAGCAGAATTTGCTGAGAAAGAACTATAG